From one Saprospiraceae bacterium genomic stretch:
- a CDS encoding circularly permuted type 2 ATP-grasp protein, which yields MENSLLSQYKFSPDIWDEMFDQNGIRPSYKKLVTTLENLSPEELGQKVELAKKLFMSQGITFTVYSSGEGIEKIFPFDIIPRIIEASDWRIIEAGIKQRLKTLNIFLNDIYHNQFIIKDGIVPLKLIYSCPGFMRAMVNVNVPHEIYTHISGIDLIRDEHGVFYVLEDNLRTPSGVSYMLENRGITYRIFPNILPKNNIRFVKNYPDLLLNNLVSLSNRQTSSPTVVLLTPGVYNSAYFEHTTLARLMGIELVEGKDLVVDNHRVYMKTTHGLKLVDVIYRRVDDEYLDPLVFNRDSILGVPGLYGAYRLGHVAIVNAIGNGVADDKAIYSYVPDMIKYYLNEEPILKSVPTYPLEIKENRDLVFSEMHKMVIKKTNESGGYGMLIGNSATEEQMEQFKVAIDQNPRSFIAQPIINLSSAPCYINGKLEPRRVDLRPYALYGPKGIDIVPGGLTRVALKEGSLVVNSSQGGGSKDTWVVGE from the coding sequence ATGGAAAATTCTTTATTATCTCAATACAAGTTTTCACCAGACATATGGGATGAGATGTTCGATCAAAACGGTATTCGTCCCAGCTATAAAAAATTAGTTACTACCTTAGAAAACCTGTCCCCTGAAGAACTAGGCCAGAAAGTAGAGCTGGCCAAAAAATTATTTATGAGCCAGGGGATCACATTTACAGTGTATAGCAGTGGTGAAGGAATAGAAAAAATATTTCCATTTGATATCATACCACGCATTATTGAGGCTTCTGATTGGAGGATCATTGAAGCAGGCATCAAGCAACGCTTAAAAACGCTCAATATATTTCTCAATGATATTTATCACAATCAGTTTATCATAAAAGATGGAATTGTACCCCTGAAACTAATCTATTCATGTCCGGGCTTTATGCGAGCGATGGTCAATGTCAATGTGCCGCATGAAATCTATACCCATATCTCCGGAATAGACCTGATCAGAGATGAGCATGGAGTATTTTATGTATTGGAGGACAACCTGCGTACACCTTCCGGAGTATCTTATATGCTGGAGAATCGGGGTATTACTTATCGGATTTTTCCTAATATTCTTCCAAAAAACAATATTCGATTTGTCAAAAACTACCCGGATCTTTTACTAAATAATTTGGTCTCTTTGAGCAATAGACAGACCAGCAGCCCTACTGTCGTATTACTGACTCCTGGTGTATATAACTCGGCCTATTTTGAGCATACGACCCTGGCTCGTCTGATGGGCATCGAGTTAGTGGAGGGCAAGGACCTGGTAGTAGACAACCATAGGGTTTATATGAAGACTACCCATGGACTCAAACTAGTAGATGTAATCTATAGGAGGGTGGATGATGAGTACCTGGATCCATTGGTATTTAACCGGGATTCGATCTTAGGGGTGCCCGGATTGTATGGAGCTTATCGTCTTGGACATGTGGCCATCGTCAACGCCATAGGCAATGGGGTCGCTGATGATAAAGCCATCTACTCTTATGTGCCCGACATGATCAAATATTACCTCAATGAAGAGCCAATCCTCAAAAGTGTTCCTACCTATCCGCTGGAGATCAAAGAAAACCGAGATTTGGTATTCTCCGAGATGCATAAGATGGTCATCAAGAAGACCAATGAATCAGGAGGGTATGGAATGCTCATAGGTAATAGTGCTACTGAAGAACAGATGGAGCAATTTAAAGTAGCTATCGATCAAAATCCTCGAAGTTTTATAGCACAACCTATCATCAATCTATCCAGTGCACCTTGTTATATCAATGGCAAACTAGAGCCCCGCAGGGTAGATCTGAGGCCATATGCCCTGTACGGTCCAAAAGGGATCGATATTGTACCCGGAGGTCTGACGCGCGTAGCATTAAAAGAAGGGTCGCTGGTAGTCAATTCGTCCCAGGGTGGAGGCAGTAAAGATACCTGGGTCGTCGGAGAGTAA
- a CDS encoding ABC transporter permease, whose product MNKLWLIVKREYTTRVFKKSFILLTLLVPLAIVAFSVIVGFIMSRNTVQKINIAVSDPQHMITDSTGAAPAISSRNQDLQYTVSELDPEVLKADLQSGKYQAVIEIAPPLNIKEVDFKLRIHTDQRLDINTTESIKSTMSRIFRDYKIKKLNLSESDINNLDVNLSLDRQAVFEKDKKQSNASNAVGAILGGVMGLLMYIFVLTQGMMVMRSVMEEKMTRIVEVLLSSVKPIQLMMGKIIGVGAVGLTQLLIWIVFMPLAGIITSLFFGVNIFKPKMANPAGMEEAMKQAGDMGIQNIMMELGQINWWFIIPAFLLFFVFGYFLYASLCAAIGSAVGDDQAEAQQLLLPITLLIVMGLYLAIAAIRAPYSQLAVISSFIPFFAPMVMPTRLAFDPPLWQTLTSLVILAVSSYFFAFMAAKIYRTGILMYGKKASFKELAKWLFYK is encoded by the coding sequence ATGAATAAACTGTGGCTAATCGTCAAACGGGAATACACTACCCGGGTATTTAAAAAATCTTTTATTTTATTGACCTTGCTGGTACCTCTCGCCATAGTGGCGTTTAGTGTCATCGTAGGATTTATTATGAGTCGGAATACTGTCCAAAAAATCAATATTGCTGTATCTGATCCTCAACATATGATTACAGATTCTACAGGTGCGGCGCCTGCAATCTCCAGCAGGAATCAAGACCTTCAATACACAGTTAGTGAGCTGGATCCCGAGGTACTCAAAGCAGATCTCCAATCAGGAAAATACCAGGCTGTTATAGAAATAGCGCCACCGTTAAACATCAAAGAAGTCGATTTTAAACTTCGTATTCATACTGACCAAAGGTTGGACATCAATACGACCGAGAGTATCAAATCTACCATGTCCAGGATCTTCAGAGACTACAAAATAAAAAAACTAAACCTGAGTGAATCTGACATCAATAATCTGGATGTCAATCTTTCATTGGATCGTCAGGCGGTCTTCGAAAAAGATAAAAAACAATCCAATGCCTCCAATGCTGTTGGTGCTATTTTGGGAGGTGTGATGGGATTATTGATGTACATCTTTGTGCTGACTCAGGGTATGATGGTGATGCGTAGCGTCATGGAAGAAAAAATGACCCGCATCGTAGAAGTATTGCTTTCCTCGGTAAAACCCATCCAACTGATGATGGGTAAAATCATTGGGGTCGGTGCGGTTGGTCTCACTCAACTACTTATCTGGATTGTATTTATGCCTTTGGCCGGTATCATCACCAGTTTATTTTTTGGGGTAAATATTTTCAAACCAAAGATGGCCAATCCAGCCGGAATGGAAGAGGCAATGAAACAGGCTGGGGATATGGGTATCCAAAATATCATGATGGAACTAGGGCAAATCAATTGGTGGTTTATCATCCCTGCTTTCCTTTTATTTTTTGTTTTTGGCTATTTTCTTTATGCCTCCTTGTGCGCAGCCATAGGCAGCGCTGTCGGAGATGACCAGGCAGAAGCTCAACAGCTTCTTTTGCCTATTACTTTATTGATCGTGATGGGATTGTATCTGGCCATTGCGGCTATCAGGGCACCTTATAGCCAATTGGCTGTAATATCCTCCTTCATTCCATTCTTTGCCCCTATGGTGATGCCTACCAGATTGGCCTTTGATCCGCCCTTATGGCAAACTTTAACTTCATTGGTCATCCTGGCAGTGTCCAGTTACTTTTTTGCTTTCATGGCAGCTAAGATATACCGCACTGGTATACTGATGTATGGGAAAAAAGCAAGTTTTAAAGAATTGGCTAAGTGGCTTTTTTACAAATAG
- a CDS encoding ATP-binding cassette domain-containing protein, whose product MSILSLNQVSKSFQQYQAVDQVSFSVPKGCIYGLLGPNGAGKTTTIRMITGIMHPDTGEIYLFDKKVNETIPPQIGYMPEERGLYKKMTIWDHLLYLAQLKGMTETDAKKELKFWIERLEMKTWYTKKIEELSKGMTQKAQFIATVIHKPDLLILDEPFSGLDPISTNMIKDEISRLNEQGTTIIFSTHRMEQVEEICERMVLINKGKNVLEGNVEEIRKANRQHLFELISDHELPEEFPEEFNASIKNSKKVEFQPKSNIDSSDLLQYLIQKGIHVSSFREIFPSINDIFIKTVENSNLA is encoded by the coding sequence ATGTCCATTCTCTCCCTAAATCAGGTTTCTAAAAGTTTTCAGCAATACCAGGCGGTCGATCAGGTCAGTTTTTCGGTTCCTAAAGGTTGCATCTATGGTTTATTGGGGCCCAATGGCGCTGGTAAAACGACTACCATCCGTATGATCACGGGCATTATGCACCCGGACACCGGAGAAATCTACCTCTTTGATAAAAAAGTGAATGAAACCATACCTCCGCAGATTGGATACATGCCTGAAGAGCGAGGGTTGTATAAAAAAATGACCATCTGGGATCACCTCCTTTACCTGGCACAACTTAAAGGTATGACTGAAACCGATGCCAAAAAAGAGCTTAAATTTTGGATAGAACGCCTTGAAATGAAAACCTGGTACACTAAAAAAATCGAAGAGCTATCCAAGGGAATGACGCAAAAAGCGCAATTTATCGCCACGGTGATACATAAGCCGGATCTGCTCATATTGGACGAACCCTTCTCTGGTCTGGACCCCATCAGTACCAATATGATCAAGGATGAGATCTCCCGATTGAACGAACAAGGCACGACCATCATATTCTCGACCCATCGGATGGAACAAGTCGAGGAAATCTGCGAAAGGATGGTGCTCATCAATAAAGGCAAAAACGTATTGGAAGGCAATGTGGAAGAAATACGCAAAGCTAACCGGCAACATCTTTTTGAGTTGATATCTGATCATGAGCTTCCAGAAGAGTTTCCAGAAGAATTTAATGCTTCAATCAAAAACAGTAAAAAAGTTGAATTTCAACCAAAATCCAATATTGACTCATCAGACCTGCTTCAATACCTTATTCAAAAAGGTATCCATGTAAGTTCTTTCAGGGAAATTTTTCCTTCCATTAACGACATATTTATTAAAACAGTAGAAAACTCCAACCTGGCATGA
- a CDS encoding beta-lactamase family protein, translating into MYLSVTVTAQTPSIKTSPPLREAAPSSVGMSAERLDLIGDMCNQAIQNGEVPGIVALVARGGKIVYYKAFGKADNASGRNMKQDDIFRIASQSKAITSTAVMMLWEEGRFRLDDPISKYIPEFDKGQVLDTMYPDGTYTTVPVNKPITIRHLLTHTSGLGYGVIDGDERFKKMYNKAGITDLFTTENISIGESVKKLAKLPLHHQPGEKFTYSEGLDVLGYFIEIVSGMPFDRFLRTRIFDPLGMNDSWFYLPEAKSSRLVSIQKKENNSWIKYPTTFYDPDYPIKGARRFFSGGAGLSSTAKDYATFLQMYLNNGELNGIRLLSRTTIQFMMANQIGNLMGDSGSFYGLAFGVLDQKGEDMGGSGSEGTFNWGGYFNTQYFADPKEKVIGILMKQTQGTNSDNTGWRFRQLVSQAIDD; encoded by the coding sequence ATGTACTTATCAGTGACGGTAACAGCTCAGACTCCTTCGATAAAGACCTCACCCCCATTGAGGGAGGCAGCCCCGAGTAGTGTAGGTATGTCAGCTGAGCGCCTGGATCTTATCGGGGATATGTGCAACCAGGCTATACAAAATGGAGAAGTCCCCGGTATAGTAGCTTTAGTAGCCAGAGGTGGCAAGATCGTCTACTACAAAGCTTTTGGCAAAGCAGATAATGCCTCAGGTAGAAATATGAAGCAGGATGATATCTTCAGAATTGCTTCGCAATCAAAAGCGATCACTTCGACTGCGGTGATGATGCTCTGGGAAGAAGGGAGATTCAGGTTAGACGATCCGATCTCAAAATATATACCAGAGTTTGATAAAGGCCAGGTCCTGGATACGATGTACCCCGATGGTACTTATACGACTGTGCCTGTTAATAAACCGATCACCATAAGACACTTACTCACGCATACTTCAGGACTGGGGTATGGAGTCATAGACGGAGATGAAAGGTTTAAGAAGATGTATAACAAAGCAGGGATCACTGATCTATTCACGACAGAAAATATATCTATAGGAGAAAGTGTGAAGAAACTGGCTAAGCTGCCTCTGCATCATCAACCCGGCGAAAAATTTACCTACAGTGAAGGGCTCGATGTGCTAGGTTATTTTATTGAAATCGTATCGGGCATGCCCTTTGACCGTTTTTTGAGGACACGCATTTTTGATCCACTGGGTATGAATGATAGCTGGTTTTATCTGCCGGAAGCCAAATCTTCCCGACTGGTATCCATTCAGAAAAAAGAAAATAATAGCTGGATAAAGTATCCTACTACTTTTTACGATCCTGACTATCCAATCAAAGGAGCCAGAAGGTTTTTTTCCGGCGGAGCCGGATTGTCCAGCACGGCTAAAGATTATGCTACTTTTCTCCAAATGTATTTGAATAATGGAGAATTAAATGGGATACGATTGCTCAGCAGGACGACCATACAGTTTATGATGGCCAATCAAATAGGCAACCTCATGGGAGATAGTGGCTCCTTTTATGGATTGGCCTTTGGTGTTCTGGATCAAAAAGGTGAGGATATGGGAGGCAGCGGCAGTGAAGGCACTTTCAATTGGGGAGGTTATTTTAACACCCAATATTTTGCAGACCCGAAAGAAAAAGTGATCGGCATCCTGATGAAACAAACTCAGGGTACGAACTCAGACAATACCGGTTGGAGGTTTCGACAATTAGTAAGTCAGGCTATTGATGACTAA